From Granulicella sp. WH15, the proteins below share one genomic window:
- the bshC gene encoding bacillithiol biosynthesis cysteine-adding enzyme BshC: MSEQCYPMTVLPHISRLYADYLAMANAPADASVRLWFGSEPMTGGWMGRPVAVKDPDAVADALARQSREFGAGARALENIEKLRGGARAVVTGQQVGLFGGPLLTLLKAATAVARAKEASARTGVEHVPVFWLATEDHDLEEVDQVSLPGKNTLETIRLGLSSAPVPVGGLSLGGANLEQALDQASELLGWAPVSELLRACYTPESTLGGAFARFMATLFAEHGLIVMDAAGAEFHGLGQSTLRFAIEQAAELEQALLARTKELEADGYHAQVLVAAGHSLLFLLHEETRERQALRRTADGGWKAGGRAYTTAELLEILEKTPDRVSPNALLRPVFQDTILPVAAYIGGPAEIAYFAQSEVVYRAILGRVTPVLPRFSATLIEPAIAAVMDRHEITLSDLFTAKTAEALAQRLGARAMPIEGKRKLAAVGNAMDAELTALTEYLGAMDASLGRSATISGNKMRYQMNRLRRMAATFEVQKEASLRKHADALVLQLFPDGHPQERVLGGVWFLSRCGEGLVDRLVEEAGLMCVGHTVVRV; the protein is encoded by the coding sequence ATGAGCGAACAGTGTTACCCGATGACCGTACTTCCGCATATCTCCAGGCTCTATGCGGATTATCTGGCGATGGCGAATGCCCCGGCCGACGCGAGCGTACGGCTATGGTTTGGATCGGAGCCGATGACGGGCGGATGGATGGGGCGGCCGGTGGCGGTGAAGGACCCCGACGCGGTGGCCGATGCGTTGGCGCGGCAGAGCCGGGAGTTCGGCGCCGGAGCCAGGGCGCTCGAAAATATTGAGAAGCTGCGCGGAGGGGCGCGGGCGGTGGTCACGGGCCAGCAGGTGGGGCTCTTTGGCGGGCCGCTGCTGACTCTGCTGAAGGCTGCTACCGCCGTGGCGCGGGCTAAGGAAGCTTCGGCGCGAACCGGAGTGGAGCATGTGCCGGTCTTCTGGCTGGCGACCGAGGACCACGATCTCGAAGAGGTCGATCAGGTCTCGCTGCCGGGAAAGAACACTTTAGAGACGATACGGCTAGGGCTGAGCTCTGCTCCGGTGCCGGTGGGTGGGTTGTCGCTGGGCGGGGCCAATCTGGAGCAGGCTCTGGACCAGGCGAGCGAGCTGTTGGGCTGGGCTCCCGTCAGCGAGCTGCTGCGGGCCTGTTATACGCCGGAGAGTACGCTGGGCGGGGCGTTTGCGCGGTTCATGGCGACACTCTTCGCCGAGCACGGGTTGATCGTAATGGACGCTGCCGGGGCGGAGTTTCACGGGTTGGGCCAGTCCACGCTGCGTTTTGCCATCGAGCAGGCGGCGGAGTTGGAACAGGCTTTGCTGGCGCGGACGAAGGAGCTGGAAGCGGACGGGTATCACGCGCAGGTGCTGGTGGCGGCGGGGCACTCGCTGCTGTTCCTGCTGCACGAGGAGACGCGTGAGCGGCAGGCGCTGCGGCGGACGGCGGACGGCGGGTGGAAGGCCGGTGGGCGGGCTTACACGACGGCCGAGTTGCTTGAAATTTTGGAGAAGACGCCCGACCGGGTAAGCCCCAATGCGCTGCTGCGGCCGGTCTTTCAGGACACGATTCTGCCGGTGGCCGCATATATCGGCGGCCCGGCGGAGATCGCCTACTTCGCGCAGAGCGAGGTGGTTTACCGGGCGATCCTGGGGAGGGTGACGCCGGTTCTGCCGCGCTTCTCGGCTACCCTGATCGAGCCTGCGATTGCCGCCGTGATGGACCGGCACGAGATAACTCTGAGCGATCTCTTTACCGCGAAGACGGCGGAGGCGCTGGCGCAGCGGCTGGGCGCTCGGGCTATGCCGATCGAAGGCAAGCGCAAGCTGGCGGCGGTGGGCAATGCGATGGATGCGGAGCTGACTGCGCTGACCGAGTACCTGGGGGCGATGGACGCGAGTTTGGGACGGTCGGCCACGATCTCCGGCAACAAGATGCGCTACCAGATGAACCGGCTGCGGAGGATGGCGGCGACCTTCGAGGTTCAGAAGGAGGCTAGTCTGCGCAAGCACGCTGACGCCCTGGTGCTGCAACTATTTCCGGACGGGCATCCGCAGGAGCGAGTGCTGGGCGGGGTATGGTTTCTGTCGCGCTGCGGCGAGGGCCTGGTGGACCGTCTGGTGGAAGAGGCTGGCCTGATGTGCGTAGGCCACACGGTAGTACGGGTTTAA
- a CDS encoding NUDIX hydrolase: MPKLIKKPTKQPAQKRGRKPAATPTAVAPVKKTSRTKAVVLSSKVSFRGNVFNVTTDTVTEPGGVTSTRDVIRHNGSVVILAVDASVNPKDPTILIERQYRHAAGQFLYELPAGRIEPNETPLAAAKRELIEETGFRARKWSKLVRYYASPGFLAETMQVFLAENIRPGVAQPEEDEKITLHHIPLSELLSQIQSGKILDGKTILSVQLFATQYFA; the protein is encoded by the coding sequence ATGCCCAAGCTGATAAAGAAGCCCACAAAGCAGCCTGCCCAGAAACGCGGCAGGAAGCCCGCCGCCACCCCAACCGCCGTCGCCCCGGTCAAAAAAACCAGCCGCACCAAGGCCGTTGTCCTCTCCTCGAAGGTCTCCTTCCGGGGCAATGTTTTCAACGTCACCACCGACACGGTCACCGAGCCCGGCGGCGTCACCAGCACCCGCGACGTCATCCGCCACAACGGCTCGGTCGTCATCCTGGCCGTGGACGCCAGCGTCAATCCCAAAGACCCGACTATCCTCATCGAGCGCCAGTACCGCCACGCCGCAGGCCAGTTCCTCTACGAGCTGCCCGCAGGCCGCATCGAGCCCAACGAGACCCCACTTGCCGCCGCCAAGCGCGAGCTGATCGAAGAGACCGGCTTCCGCGCCAGGAAGTGGTCGAAGCTGGTCCGCTACTACGCCAGCCCCGGTTTTCTGGCCGAGACCATGCAGGTCTTTCTGGCCGAGAATATCCGCCCCGGCGTAGCCCAGCCCGAAGAGGACGAGAAGATCACGCTCCACCACATCCCTCTCTCGGAGCTGCTGTCCCAGATCCAGTCCGGCAAGATCCTCGACGGCAAAACGATCCTCTCAGTGCAGCTCTTTGCTACGCAATATTTTGCATAA
- a CDS encoding cold shock domain-containing protein — MAQYKGQVKWFNNAKGYGFLGREDGPDVFVHYSSIQLDGYKSLKEGDEVEFDVIQGTKGPQADQVTRLKEAL, encoded by the coding sequence GTGGCACAATACAAGGGTCAGGTAAAGTGGTTCAACAATGCAAAGGGATACGGATTTCTGGGGCGCGAAGATGGCCCGGATGTATTCGTTCACTACAGTTCCATTCAGCTCGACGGCTACAAGAGCCTGAAAGAAGGCGATGAGGTTGAGTTCGATGTCATTCAGGGAACGAAGGGGCCGCAGGCAGACCAAGTCACTCGCCTGAAAGAAGCACTTTGA
- the polX gene encoding DNA polymerase/3'-5' exonuclease PolX, with protein MDNITLARLLDETAALLEIDGADPFRIRSYRRAAEAVEQQTTQLATLAAPDSDPKLLLAIPGIGKGMAANIRDLVATGTMPLREELLTKYKPTMLELLRLPGMGPKTVALVWSALGVADIDALEAAAKDGHLNTLPRMGEKFTTKLLKGIEDYRKNSSRFRIDHAKEFADRIIKLILEFPGIETVTPAGSLRRGRETVGDLDLLATGLACEPNVVAAAVEHVATLPLIDKLMARGQNKVTFTLRNNLQVDVRLLPRVSYGAALQYFTGSKMHNVALRQRAIKRGLTLSEYALLRLEDNKIIASETEEAIYNALDLDYIAPELRENSGEIEAAAAHTLPKLITLADIRGDLHMHTNETDGTATIREMAEAALARGLRYIAITDHSKNLAMTNGMDDTRALAHALRVRQVNEEMEGKIHLFSGIEVDILGEGELDLEDETLAQLDIVVASVHSKFDQPADIMTARILRALENPYVRILGHPTGRKVLQRDAYALDIDAVLKRAAELGVAVEHNAAPARADLKDNHLRLAKELGCKIVVDTDAHSIGDLDNMGFGITQLRRAWLSAADVLNTLPTAKEFLAALRPRD; from the coding sequence ATGGACAACATCACGCTGGCGCGCCTGCTCGACGAAACCGCCGCCCTTCTTGAGATCGACGGAGCCGATCCCTTCCGTATCCGCTCCTACCGGCGCGCCGCCGAGGCGGTCGAGCAGCAAACCACGCAGCTCGCCACGCTGGCCGCTCCCGACTCCGACCCCAAGCTGCTGCTCGCCATCCCCGGCATCGGCAAGGGCATGGCCGCCAACATCCGCGATCTGGTGGCCACGGGCACGATGCCCCTGCGCGAAGAGCTGCTGACCAAGTACAAGCCCACCATGCTGGAGCTGCTGCGCCTGCCCGGCATGGGTCCGAAGACGGTCGCGCTGGTCTGGTCCGCGCTCGGCGTCGCCGACATCGACGCGCTCGAGGCCGCCGCGAAGGACGGCCACCTGAACACGCTGCCGCGCATGGGCGAGAAGTTCACCACCAAGCTCCTCAAGGGTATCGAGGACTACCGCAAGAACTCCTCTCGCTTCCGCATCGACCACGCCAAAGAGTTCGCCGACCGCATCATCAAGCTCATCCTCGAGTTCCCCGGCATCGAGACCGTGACTCCCGCCGGAAGCCTGCGCCGTGGCCGCGAGACCGTCGGCGACCTCGACCTGCTGGCCACGGGACTGGCCTGCGAGCCGAACGTTGTAGCCGCCGCAGTCGAGCATGTGGCCACGCTGCCGCTCATCGACAAGCTGATGGCACGCGGGCAGAACAAGGTCACCTTCACGCTACGCAACAACTTGCAAGTAGATGTGCGCCTGCTCCCCCGCGTCAGCTACGGAGCCGCGTTGCAGTACTTCACCGGCTCGAAGATGCACAACGTCGCCCTGCGCCAGCGGGCGATCAAGCGCGGCCTCACGCTCAGCGAGTACGCCCTGCTGCGTCTCGAAGACAACAAGATCATCGCCTCCGAAACAGAAGAGGCGATCTACAACGCGCTCGACCTCGACTACATCGCACCGGAGCTGCGCGAGAATAGCGGCGAGATCGAAGCCGCAGCCGCGCACACGCTGCCCAAGCTCATCACGCTGGCCGACATCCGCGGCGATCTGCACATGCATACCAACGAGACCGACGGCACCGCGACTATCCGCGAGATGGCCGAGGCCGCACTGGCGCGGGGGCTGCGCTACATCGCCATCACCGACCACTCCAAGAACCTGGCCATGACCAACGGCATGGACGACACCCGCGCTCTGGCCCATGCGCTGCGCGTGCGTCAGGTAAACGAGGAGATGGAGGGCAAGATCCATCTCTTCAGCGGCATCGAGGTCGATATCCTCGGCGAGGGCGAGCTTGATCTCGAAGACGAAACGCTGGCGCAGCTCGACATCGTCGTCGCCAGCGTCCACAGCAAGTTCGATCAGCCTGCCGACATAATGACAGCCCGTATCCTGCGAGCTTTGGAGAACCCCTACGTGCGCATCCTCGGCCATCCTACGGGCCGCAAGGTGCTCCAGCGCGATGCCTACGCCCTCGATATCGACGCAGTCCTGAAGCGTGCCGCAGAGCTTGGCGTTGCAGTGGAGCACAACGCCGCACCCGCGCGCGCCGACCTCAAGGACAATCACCTGCGTCTGGCCAAAGAGCTGGGCTGCAAGATCGTCGTCGATACCGACGCCCACTCCATCGGCGATCTCGACAACATGGGCTTCGGCATCACGCAGCTTCGCCGCGCCTGGCTGAGCGCGGCTGACGTGCTCAACACCCTGCCCACGGCGAAGGAGTTTCTCGCCGCGCTACGTCCACGAGACTAA
- a CDS encoding M1 family metallopeptidase, whose protein sequence is MLARCFVLFALGSIGFAQTTTLPKTPGATTSTTNPSAQAQNTAAVPPATPTRAEILRGAYGPFRANNDLLYYHLDVRVDPVAKTIAGKNSVRFKMLSNATRIQIDLTETLTVDKIVMGTTELHYTRDAGAVFIDFPETLHTGQTYTIDFFYSGKPVAKGRFGGMVFDHDSTGRPWINTACEDDGSSIWWPSKDQWRDEPQEGMDISVAVPNGLTDVSNGRFLSKQDLGDGYTQWNWRVHYPINSYDVALNIGAYEHFSDTYKANTPLTLDFYALPEDLDKAKTQFAQAKGMLDAFTHYFGPYPFYQDGYKLIEVPYAGMEHQSAVAYGNHFANGYLNRDWTGVGISPRFDFIIIHESGHEWFGNAVTAADRADMWIHEGWTTYLESLYVEFHYGKPDALKYLGGLVPKVRNRTPIITEPGTNQEPPQDQYFKAALMIATLRSVVDNDPRWFTLIHDFYQHFKYQTTTTEAVVAWWNASLKQDMTPFFNQYLRRTTIPTLELNFDEAQGIVMYKWQAEEPGFAMPVKVGSEGHWQTIHPTREWQWMKTGLSKEQFSVATELFFVNVSKT, encoded by the coding sequence ATGCTCGCTCGTTGCTTCGTGTTGTTTGCCCTCGGCTCCATCGGGTTCGCCCAGACCACAACGCTTCCCAAGACACCCGGAGCAACAACCTCCACCACCAACCCATCGGCACAGGCACAAAACACAGCAGCCGTGCCACCCGCGACGCCCACACGCGCCGAGATACTGCGCGGTGCGTACGGGCCGTTCCGCGCCAACAACGATCTACTTTATTACCACTTAGACGTGCGCGTCGATCCGGTAGCCAAGACCATTGCGGGCAAGAACTCTGTGCGCTTCAAGATGCTCTCGAATGCCACGCGTATCCAGATCGACCTGACCGAGACCCTCACCGTCGATAAGATCGTGATGGGCACAACCGAGCTGCACTACACACGCGATGCTGGCGCGGTCTTCATCGACTTTCCCGAGACCCTGCACACAGGCCAGACCTACACCATCGACTTCTTCTACTCCGGCAAACCCGTCGCCAAGGGACGCTTCGGCGGCATGGTCTTCGACCACGACAGCACCGGTAGGCCGTGGATCAACACCGCCTGCGAGGACGACGGCTCGAGCATCTGGTGGCCCTCCAAGGACCAGTGGCGCGACGAGCCGCAGGAGGGCATGGATATCTCGGTCGCGGTGCCCAACGGCCTCACCGACGTCTCGAACGGCCGCTTCCTCAGCAAGCAGGATCTCGGCGACGGCTACACGCAGTGGAACTGGCGCGTCCACTACCCCATCAACAGCTACGACGTCGCGCTGAACATCGGAGCCTACGAGCACTTCTCCGACACCTACAAAGCAAACACCCCGCTAACACTGGACTTCTACGCTCTGCCCGAAGACCTCGACAAGGCCAAGACGCAGTTCGCGCAGGCCAAGGGGATGCTGGACGCCTTCACACACTACTTCGGTCCATACCCGTTTTACCAAGATGGTTACAAATTGATCGAAGTCCCCTACGCGGGCATGGAGCACCAGTCCGCCGTGGCCTACGGGAACCACTTCGCCAACGGCTACCTGAACCGCGACTGGACGGGAGTGGGCATCTCGCCGCGCTTCGACTTCATCATCATCCACGAGAGCGGCCACGAGTGGTTCGGCAACGCGGTCACGGCGGCGGACCGCGCGGATATGTGGATACACGAGGGCTGGACGACGTACCTCGAAAGCCTCTACGTGGAGTTCCACTACGGCAAGCCGGACGCGCTGAAGTACCTCGGCGGGCTGGTGCCGAAGGTGCGTAACCGCACCCCCATCATCACCGAGCCGGGCACGAACCAGGAGCCTCCGCAGGACCAGTACTTCAAGGCCGCGCTGATGATCGCCACCCTGCGCAGCGTCGTGGACAACGACCCACGCTGGTTTACCCTGATCCACGACTTCTACCAGCACTTCAAGTACCAGACCACCACAACCGAAGCCGTCGTCGCATGGTGGAACGCCTCGCTTAAGCAGGACATGACACCCTTCTTCAACCAGTACCTGCGCCGCACCACGATCCCGACGCTGGAGCTAAACTTCGACGAAGCCCAAGGGATCGTGATGTATAAGTGGCAGGCCGAGGAGCCAGGGTTTGCGATGCCGGTAAAAGTTGGATCGGAGGGCCACTGGCAGACGATCCACCCCACGCGGGAGTGGCAGTGGATGAAGACGGGCCTCTCGAAAGAGCAGTTTAGCGTGGCGACGGAGCTGTTCTTCGTCAACGTGAGCAAGACCTAG
- the cyoE gene encoding heme o synthase: MSAATTTAASNPAGVSASAAAPSLLSDYATLFKFRVSTMVLITAAAGLYLGDLQSGISPFHAGSLSALIGIAIVTCGSSALNQVLERRSDARMVRTAGRPMVTGRIGLAHGLLLGFAAVFLGSLWLAYDTNLLTGTLTLLTATSYVAIYTPLKRISTLNTFIGAFPGALPPLIGWTAARGMIEWPGVALFAVLFVWQFPHFMAIGWMYRDDYRHGGIRLAATQQPLSWAARSTVFQALFYAVLMLPVSLWTTWLGVTGIPYAIAATVLGLVYLAYTVRFARILRDPSDPGTRTDARNLLKASVIYLPLLLAAMILNARGRVWF, encoded by the coding sequence TTGTCCGCAGCAACAACGACCGCAGCTTCAAACCCGGCTGGCGTCTCCGCTTCCGCGGCCGCCCCGTCGCTGCTGTCGGACTACGCCACCCTGTTCAAGTTCCGCGTCTCGACGATGGTGCTCATCACCGCCGCCGCCGGTCTGTACCTGGGCGACCTGCAATCGGGCATCAGCCCCTTCCACGCCGGGTCGCTGTCAGCGCTCATCGGAATCGCAATCGTCACCTGCGGCTCCTCCGCGCTGAACCAGGTGCTGGAGCGCCGCTCGGACGCGCGCATGGTGCGCACCGCCGGCCGCCCCATGGTGACGGGCCGGATCGGCCTGGCGCACGGACTGCTGCTGGGCTTCGCGGCGGTCTTTCTCGGCTCGCTCTGGCTGGCCTACGACACCAACCTGCTGACCGGCACCCTGACCCTGCTGACCGCGACCAGCTACGTCGCCATCTACACGCCGCTGAAGCGCATCTCCACCCTGAACACCTTCATCGGGGCGTTTCCCGGCGCGCTGCCGCCGCTCATCGGCTGGACGGCAGCTCGGGGAATGATCGAGTGGCCCGGCGTGGCGCTCTTCGCGGTGCTCTTCGTCTGGCAGTTCCCCCACTTCATGGCCATCGGCTGGATGTACCGGGACGATTATCGGCACGGCGGCATCCGCCTGGCGGCGACACAGCAGCCGCTCTCCTGGGCAGCCCGGTCGACCGTCTTTCAGGCTCTGTTTTACGCGGTTCTGATGCTGCCGGTCTCGCTGTGGACGACGTGGCTGGGCGTCACCGGAATCCCCTACGCCATCGCGGCCACGGTGCTGGGACTGGTCTATCTGGCCTATACCGTGCGATTCGCCCGCATCCTGCGCGATCCCAGCGATCCCGGCACCAGGACGGATGCTCGCAATCTGCTGAAGGCCTCGGTGATCTACCTGCCGCTTCTGCTGGCGGCAATGATCCTGAACGCACGCGGACGCGTCTGGTTCTGA
- a CDS encoding DUF420 domain-containing protein → MPSEPSISYRTPLSAVAGIIAVSAAASAFLFWLVYFHQPADVSGTHLLFLPALNAVLNTLCTIALLVGLRHIRQHAITKHRNAMFAAFFFSSLFLVSYIANHALHGDAHFHGQGIIRPFYFALLISHIFLSVVALPMILITFFLSLTGRIPLHRKIARYTFPIWLYVSVTGVIVYAMLAAYR, encoded by the coding sequence ATGCCAAGCGAACCCTCCATCTCGTACCGAACCCCGCTCAGCGCCGTCGCCGGAATCATCGCCGTGAGCGCCGCCGCATCCGCCTTCCTCTTCTGGCTGGTCTACTTCCACCAGCCCGCAGACGTATCCGGCACTCATCTGCTCTTTCTGCCCGCTCTGAACGCCGTTCTGAACACCCTCTGCACCATCGCGCTGCTGGTCGGCCTGCGCCACATCCGTCAGCACGCTATCACCAAGCACCGCAACGCAATGTTCGCGGCCTTCTTCTTCTCCTCCCTCTTTCTGGTCTCGTACATCGCCAACCACGCCCTGCACGGCGACGCCCACTTCCACGGCCAGGGCATCATCCGCCCGTTCTACTTCGCGCTGCTGATCTCGCATATCTTCCTCTCGGTCGTCGCCCTGCCGATGATCCTGATTACTTTTTTCCTCTCTCTGACAGGCCGGATTCCGCTCCATCGGAAGATCGCTCGTTACACCTTTCCGATCTGGCTCTACGTCTCGGTCACCGGCGTGATCGTGTACGCGATGCTGGCGGCTTACCGGTAA
- the ssb gene encoding single-stranded DNA-binding protein produces the protein MAKGINKVLLLGNVGKDPEIRSTAGGMTVASFSLATAERARDAQGNWSDKTEWHNIVCFQRTAEVVRDYVKKGTQLFIEGKIQTRSWDDKTSGEKKYKTEILCNELTLLGGRGAEGGSTSTGSYSGASTRSSASSSTSYDQRQPATTPDYGDSGITDDDIPF, from the coding sequence ATGGCAAAAGGCATCAACAAAGTTCTCCTCCTCGGCAACGTCGGCAAAGATCCCGAGATCCGCTCCACCGCCGGCGGCATGACGGTGGCCTCGTTCTCTCTCGCCACCGCCGAGCGTGCGCGCGACGCCCAGGGCAACTGGTCCGACAAGACCGAGTGGCACAACATCGTCTGCTTCCAGCGGACGGCCGAGGTCGTACGCGACTACGTGAAGAAGGGGACGCAGCTCTTCATCGAGGGCAAGATCCAGACGCGCTCGTGGGATGACAAGACCAGCGGCGAGAAGAAGTACAAGACCGAGATCCTGTGCAATGAGCTGACGTTGCTGGGCGGTCGTGGCGCCGAGGGCGGCAGCACCAGCACGGGCTCCTACTCCGGTGCCTCCACTCGCAGCAGCGCCTCCAGCTCGACGAGCTACGACCAGCGCCAGCCCGCCACCACTCCCGACTACGGCGACTCCGGCATAACCGACGACGACATCCCCTTTTAG
- the cyaY gene encoding iron donor protein CyaY, with protein sequence MIDEAEFRRESDRALESLKQSLIEAEEDGGFEAEDNNGVLNVVFEDGSTKFVFTPNTPVRQVWISARTSSFKLEWNAEAAAFTLPKTGETLKALTQRLLQEHLGDSSIILS encoded by the coding sequence ATGATTGACGAAGCCGAGTTCCGCCGCGAGTCCGACCGAGCCCTTGAGTCGTTGAAGCAGTCCCTGATCGAAGCCGAAGAGGACGGCGGTTTCGAGGCCGAAGATAATAACGGCGTGTTAAATGTTGTATTTGAGGACGGCTCCACCAAGTTCGTCTTTACCCCGAACACACCCGTCCGTCAGGTCTGGATCTCTGCCCGCACCTCCAGCTTCAAGCTGGAATGGAACGCCGAGGCCGCGGCTTTTACGCTGCCTAAGACGGGCGAGACCCTGAAAGCCCTGACCCAGCGTCTGCTGCAGGAACACCTGGGCGACAGCTCGATCATCCTCTCCTAA
- a CDS encoding glycosyltransferase family 2 protein, which produces MTMLSVAIITLNEEHNLARTLASVSFADEIVIVDSNSTDRTVEIAESFGAKVFQQPWMGFAAQKNFAIEKCSGTWVLSLDADEELSPELQRQIRTLLPSNPPADAYFINRRNLFLNRWIKHGGYYPDPKLRLFRRSAANFEPRFAPRPVHETMVFDGESASLDYDLIHHAYPTLESYLEHMDRYSTLGAQLLVNEKKTSGPVLAFYWYIMIVPHLTFFWNYLVRLGFLDGREGLLLHLYHSAYVSWKYAKAWATTHKTGQTASSPEPNA; this is translated from the coding sequence ATGACCATGCTCTCTGTCGCGATCATCACCCTGAACGAGGAACACAATCTGGCGCGCACCCTGGCCAGCGTGAGCTTCGCCGATGAGATCGTAATCGTCGATTCGAACTCGACGGATCGCACGGTCGAGATCGCCGAATCGTTCGGGGCCAAAGTCTTTCAACAGCCGTGGATGGGCTTCGCCGCGCAGAAGAACTTCGCTATCGAGAAGTGTTCGGGTACCTGGGTACTCTCGCTCGACGCCGACGAGGAGCTTTCGCCCGAGCTGCAGCGGCAGATCCGCACGCTGCTGCCCAGCAACCCACCGGCGGACGCCTACTTCATCAATCGCCGCAACCTCTTCCTCAACCGCTGGATCAAGCACGGCGGCTACTACCCCGACCCCAAGCTGCGGCTCTTCCGCCGCTCCGCCGCCAACTTCGAGCCGCGTTTCGCGCCGCGCCCCGTCCACGAGACGATGGTCTTCGACGGCGAATCGGCCTCGCTGGACTACGACCTGATCCACCACGCCTACCCCACGCTCGAGAGCTACCTGGAGCACATGGACCGCTACTCGACGCTGGGCGCACAACTGCTCGTCAACGAGAAGAAGACCAGCGGCCCGGTGCTCGCGTTCTACTGGTACATCATGATCGTTCCTCACCTCACGTTTTTCTGGAACTACCTTGTGAGGCTGGGTTTTCTGGACGGGCGCGAGGGTCTGCTGCTGCACCTGTACCACTCGGCCTACGTAAGCTGGAAGTACGCGAAGGCGTGGGCCACCACGCACAAGACCGGCCAGACGGCCTCGTCCCCTGAGCCAAACGCATAA